Within the Miscanthus floridulus cultivar M001 chromosome 2, ASM1932011v1, whole genome shotgun sequence genome, the region GTATATTAGATTATGTATACAAAACAAAATTTTCCTAAACTAACTAAATACTCATTAATTCCCGTGGAATGCGCAAGAAACAAAGAATCCCAGAATtgacaataaacaaaaagaacaaACAATTAATTTGTTAGTAGACTCTAAAAAACAATAAAAGTTTTAGTTTTGGATCTATATTTTGTTTTCCAAGAAAAATACCCACCTCTGTCATTGTAAAATAGTCTACAATACCCTAAAATCTATTGGGACTATTGATTTCTACCATTATAAGTAAAATAACATAAAGAATTTCCCTAATGTATTTTTCTTTGAATTTGGTTAAAATTAGATAAGTTCAAATTTGAACAAaactaaaataacttataatttgaaatggtggGAATAATGACAAAAGAACAATTGTTAGCTAGCTACAGCATCCAGCAATGGAGAACGAGCAGGCGTGGAACTGGGATTCCCGCTCGAAACGCGATACTTACGACATGTTTGGATACGCATGACTATTTACTGGTTGGGTTAAAAAATTATCCTAAATTAGCTATAGTTGGCTAGTTAGTTGGATAACAACTAGTTGAAGACTCGGCTAAAAAATTAGCTCTCTTGTTTGGATAAACTAGAGCTAATTTAAGCTTAGCTAGCTAATAATTAGCTCATGATATCAAAACATGTCCTTAGATGCATGGCTAATGTACAATATGGGCCGGTAGCTAAGTAGGAACGGCTCCTGAAATCCAAAAAATAGAAGAAAGTTAACGGCTTAACCAGGAGACATGGCGCGTGCGTGTGATATAGGAGTAGTTTCCTATGCCAAATTGCCAATCATTGATATTTGTTGATGCCAGAGTTGGTTACCACTTTGACCTCACCCAGTCATATCACGTTCTGACTCTCAACAATAACCTCACCCTCATGACCGGACCCTGCATAATTGCTCGATTCAGCGAACAAAGGACAAACGAGCAGTCCTCCGGCGGGGCGTCATCCCACATTCCCACTAGCCAGCTACAGCAAGCACGTCAAACTAGTCAGGTCTCTCCCCCGAGGCCTCAGGCCCTCAACGGCCCAACTAAACGTTGACGACAGGAAAAGGCACGGGCACGCGCATGTGGCCCGGCCGGCCGGGGTCATCGGCGTGCACCTGACCCCCGCCCTTTCGGCCCCGCTGAGCCCTACCGCCGTGACAGCTGCGTTTGTCCCCAATCGACACGAGGTAGTGTGGCCAAGCTCGCCGAGGGCGACGTCCGCCAATGGGATCGCATTTCAGACTCAGGTCGGGGCAGCGGCAGAGATTCGTCAGGATTGCTGCATGCGCCGGTGAGGCCGACGCATGTACGCAGCAGGGACAGATGCATCAAGAGTCGTCCAGAATCCAGATAGGCAGCAGATGGATAGATTGAGCGGGCTGGAACTGAACCTGAAGGAATGGACATAGGAGTACTCATGTAGGCAAGGCGACAAGCTGCAAACTGATGCATATACTAGGTGCATGTGCATCCAGCCCAGGTGGATTGGATTCCCTTACGCTGGCAGTCTGTCAATAGCTGCACAAGCGCAGGGATTGTCCCTGAACCCCCAATAGTCACCTTGTTCTCATAATCTCATCTACAAGAGACCACAAATGTTCATGATTCCAACATGCCGATTTCTTTTAGTTCAATGTACACATGGAGGCATGGAGCTATGGAAGGGGCAGAAGAGATGGGAGAAAAACATGTTTCTGGACAAAAGCTTACACCTCACCAGTTGTTTTACTTGTTTTACAAACTCAGAATCATTCAACCCAGGGCAAAAAATCCCCCAATGCTCCACTGTCAGGACTGGATGAACAAACACTTTTTTGAAACAAAGCTTCACTGCAACTTTGTCAGGCACGTAAGGTTCTCAACCTAGGACGCCAGAATTAGTCCTGTACTGGCCACCGGGTACAAGTTCAACGACACCTCCCTAAAACTCTAGGATACTACCTTCAATCACCGGTACATTGTACGAACACATGCAGGTTAATAGCTGCCTCAGAACCCACTAGTCAACATGCTAATGGACCTAAATCACGCTGCCCAGACCTCCTAATTTGCAGTGTTCAACAGAAAGCAGAAACCTCCGCAATAACAATTGCAGGCAACCTTCCACCTGCCAGCCtgagctaaaaaaacaagccgataACTAGACAAAACAAGCTGCTAATCAAAAACCTCATCTATCAGAAATATCTGATGAAATGAGAATTAGTGATCGCTCAGCTTGCATATCTGCGTGTGCTTGAGCTTGAACCAGGATCCGAGGCTGCGCTTGTGCTTGTGCTTGCGCATGAGCCTGTGCCATGGCCTCTGCTTCAGCTTGGGCTTGACTCTGCTGCTTTAGGAACCGATTCATTCGTTCGAGCAGCTGCACAGCTTTCCTCTTTCCTCTGTCCGTGCCACTTTCTGCTAGCTCCTCCAGCAAAGACACGATGCCCTGCTCTTGTCCTTCAGCAAGATGCTGTTGCTGCTGTTCGCCTTCGCCATTGCATAGATGCACCATAACAGCAGCAGCATTTTCCTTGCTCCTTGGAGATCCATTTCTGATAACTCCAACAAATACAGGTATTGCAGAAGCAGCGCCAATAGCTGCCTTCCCCTCAGGGTGGCCTGAGAGGATTGCCAATATTGCAAGGGCCTCATCTACCATCCCACATTCAGTCTCCATGAGTAGTTCTAGTATTATAGGTACCAATCCAGCTCTAACAGCTTTCCCCTTGTTACCCTGGTAAATACACAAGTTAAATAGTGCTGTTGCTGCATCCTTTTTACCCCGTTGGCTTCCATTACTCAATAGCTGCACAAGCGCAGGAATTGCCCCAGAACACCCAATAGTCACCTTGTTCTCATCTACAATAGATAAGCTGAACAGTGTGGCAGCTGAATTCTCCCGAGCCTCCATGCTGCCCCTCTTTAATACGTGCACAATTCCAGGAACAGCTCCAGAAGAGATTATCCTTGCCTTGTTCTCTTCATAGATGGAAAGATTCAAGAGAGCAGTAACCACGTGTTCCTGGGTGCTAACATCAGTGGTTGATAGCATACTAACAAGAATAGGAATAGCACCAGCATCTCCAATACAAGCACGATTTTCAGCACTGCGCTTGGCAAGCTGACGAAGCATACCAGCAGCGCCACGTTGATCTTCAAGGTTTTGGGATGACAGTTTCTGAAGAAGCTCAAGAACATTGCTATGCTCAGTAGCACTACATGGCAATGGTGCATCCTTAAATTGAGCAGCGCGTTTTGGAGGTTCGATACCATTTGCCTCACACCATTGAGTTATGAGGCTACGTAGAACATAATTTGGAGTCAGGGATTTATTGGCAAGCTTCTGCTGTGTCTTCGGACAGGTATCATGGCCAGCCTCCAGCCACATCTCTATGTACCCTCGCTCATAAGTCTGCAGAGGCATATGCAAGGAATTATAGTGAGCTGAAATGCAAAGGGTCTGTATATTGGATGGAAACGTTTGAATTGGATATTGGACAAAAGTATGACCTGCCCAGTGGCGACAATAACAGGGTCATTCATTAAATCCAGTGATATTGGGCAACGGAAATCAACAGGAATAACAGGATGTGTTGAGTTGTCTTTTGGGGAAATGTTTGCTGTACTTGCTTGAGCGCCCATCTCAGGGTCTTCTGTCTGCACAAAATCCTTAATCCTTTTGAGGAGCACTGACATCTTTTCAACAACTGCACCAGGATCACCGCCTCTAGCCATCTCATGCAAGGTCAGAGATTCATGATTGAGGTCATATATTGTGACAAGCTGCAACTTCtcagataacctttgaagaatatcTGGGTCAACACTAGCACTGCTGCTTGAATTATAGAGAGACATCAGCTCATTAAAAAgatcatcatcagatgaatccGATCGTTCCTTAGCTCTTTTGAACTGAGTATGCACCAATTCAACCTGCATAACATTGCAGATATTATGGTATACAGAACAAGGAAAAAACATCAAAATGGTATTACTATAGAAAGCATTAATGAGAAGAGAAACTCTGGAATATAGTAGTCTACCTGCTCTCTTACTTCATCAGATATATTAAGTTCATCAAACGAGATACCAGCTAAGGCTTGTTCAAGTCTTGCTGTGACGTCCTGGAAAGTCTTCATTATTTTCTCTCTATCAAGAACCTGCCAATAGTAGAGGCTTTTATGGTATGAATGGCCATGCTGGTGTATCTAGCACAAATATTATTAATTCTGTGCTTACTGCCAAAGTGATCACTACAACATAAGAGAAAATTAACCACACAAGGGATATGCAGGGATCCAATGATAGGCTTCATTTGATGCTCATATATGATCTAGTACCAAATCATACTGGTCTACAACAAACAAGCTTGTGCAAATGTATAGGATTCATTTAGTGCTCGTATAGGATCTAAACATTAGGTAAAGTAGGGCGTAGGGTGGAGACAGTAGTAGATAAGGGTTACTCGGTTTGATCACGTGTGATAGAGGCGATGGAACTAAATTCCCAATGGAAGGCTGGCCATATCCTATCCTCCAAAGGAGTTCAGTGAGACAGCTCCTTGATTCCTCAATTCTCATGCTTCACGGTCACGGCACCAGAGGCCAACTGGAGTTAGGAGGAAAAGAGTTTGGTAGTCAAGGTAAATAAGACAGAGTGAGTCGAGCTACTAGCATTTCCACTTTTCGATGGAGACATGGCAGTGACAACTTGACGAGTGATGTGAATAGAGCCAACTACCAAATTGGTAAGATAAAGGAAAGAGGACATATTTGGATGGTATTGAATTGTGTATCTAAGTAGAGTAATTTACAGTGCTGTGGAACTAATGTTTCCTATGAATAAGCATGCAATCCTCTTACAAGGCCTCAGAAGTAACGACATCACTGCTTGCTTAAATGCGACCACCTTTTACAAAATTAGAATGGAGCCATGCATCATTCTAATTTTGCGCAGCTTTTATACTTACAACAACAATACATTCAAATGTTTAGCTTAAGTTTCTAGTGAAGAAAGTTATGTAACCAGAAGACTACCATTATGTTCTGGGTTGGCTCATCTTACTCCACTACTGTTAGTCCATATAAGTAAAGCAATGAATTAAGTTGAAAATGAGCTTGATGCTATAGATCCATGTCAACCACATTCTCTAATCTCTAGGCATATGTCTTCTGCTCATAAGAGTTTACACTGGCATCACAAGCCATTCTtatccacctgcaccacagaaaTGGAATAGAAAGTGCAACTGCACAAATGCTAATGTTCAACCAAGTATGGTAATCAACCTAGCAGTAAATAAAAATAGTATGGAGTAATTACATGGTGAGTTTTCACTCTGTATTTCACAGAAATTTGCACTATGAAGCTCGTAGGTACTATCTTTATGTCATATTATTAAGACCTCAAAGGCACAAACTAAACAACTTTGGAATACCATAATACTGCCGGTTACACCATAATTAGAAGGTGTATAATCAGATCCAAGTGGTAAAATATGGTTTGGCCAAGTCTGAAATATActtatgcataaaagaaaaggaaaaaagaaaaagataacacCTAAGATATTGGACAGACTTGTTCAGCGGCATTAAACAATGTCAAATGCCCTGACTCGGCATTGATTTGACAGCAAGATATTCCAAAAGACCAAACCTAGTCAAACCTTCACCAAGTAATTCACATTTCataataaggccttgtttagttccaaaaagttttctaaaaaagtactacagtagccatcacatcgaatcttgcgatacgtgcaagaagcattaaatgtagacgaaaaaaaaactaattgcacagtttggttgaaaatcgcgagacgaacgttttgagcctaattagtctatgattgaatactaatggCCAagtaaaaacgaaggtgctacagtaataattagtctatgattgaatactaattgccaaataaaaacgataGTGGTAGCCAAATCCCCCAAATTTCCGTACTGTCATGCCGTCGGAAGTGCTTAATCCCGTATTGTTAACACACTTAAATTCCCTCCGATTGGCCAGGCAAATTCTCTTACCTCCACAGCGAAATCATAATTAATCACGAAAATCAGTATAAACAGAAGAAATTTAAGCAGCCGAGCATAAGCAAGACGACAAAGCCACAGGCCTTAAGCGAGAAATCTCACCAGGAAGATCTTGCTGCCGCAGCTGCCGAGCCGGAGCAGCTCCCTGGCGGCGTGGAGCGCGTCCCTGAGCCGCCGTAGCGCGGCCTCCGACGCCACCGGAAGCGGCGAGGGGGCTTCCTTGGCCTCCTCCAGCATGGGCACGAGCAGCCGGATCCGCCGCGACAGGTTGCAGAACTGCCGCCGGTACGAGTTCCTGAAGTCCGAGATGGCCGCGATCTCGCTCACCAGCTCGACCAACCGCTCCACCACCTGGCCCTCCTCATCCGCCTCCTCAACCTTTGCCTCCTCCCTCTCCGCCGTCTCTGAGCTCGAGGGCGGCAGCGGAGCGGCGGCCGCCTCGGCTTCCGCGGCAGCGTCGGTGTTCATGTCCGATGTAGGAACAGACTTTGCCTCGTCGTCCATGGCAGTAGACCAGGCGCTCAGGCACGGGCCTCGTCCTGCGCGCAGCACGGTGGCCGGAGACCGGGGGTCGTGGCGGAGCGTGGGGAAGGGGATTTGGAGCAGGCGAGAGAGGCGGCCGAAAGTAGACTCCTGCTGCTGCCTCGCCTAGTATAGCTTCGCTCTGCCATGCGGGCCAGCCAACCGGTCCCACCGGTCAGTGTCATCCTGTCGCTGATATACGAGCTCGACGAGCCGCTGCCTCCCTCCGCCGCGCCGGCTCGGCTTGGTTCCGGCTTGTGCACCGGAATGGTAGACCCAGGAAGTGAGAACCTCTACTGCGGGATCGCCATCGGTGCATGAACTGGGTTCAGGAAAACAGTAGTAGTAGCTTGGAGTGTCGCATATGGCCATATGGGATtgtatttttgttttttgttaCAGTAAATGACGAATGGGTTTTGCTTTTTTTTATCGGCATTTGAATGGACGGGAACTCGATCAAATCAAAACCCAAAAAAGCAATGGTGTCCGTCCGTGTCGCGAcctggcttttttttttttttgagaaacagaTTTTTAGAGTATTCGGCTAGTCATGTTTCAGtttattttagtttattttttttccaaaaaaattacTATTAAATCATCCAAAATCAGTCACCAGCCGAACTACTTAATAAGCACTTTTCTAATCACGAGCGGCTCAACTGTAGTTTGGGCGGTGCGTACGATGCCGGCGGTTTGGTTTGGCCCAGCACAGGTGGGTGTAACGGACAAGCAAAGCGAGTGCAACAAGCAAACAATTACATCAGCGAAAACTTTAAGCATGGCTTTTTCTGGAAGATTCGTCAATGTCAGTAGCATTTTGTGACGTTAGTAAGATATTGTCTCATCTCAAACGCACAAAAAGCAATTTGTTTCTTTACTGATGATGGATAATAATAGACTAGCGTCCTGATCATTTGACTTATAAGCTATTTTTTTTAATCAataaacattatttttttctcataataaataagccaacagtacttttagtatggcttatcagccaaacgaacatgtcATATGTCATcaaagttggtgtcggtgcagaaagtgaccaaccagtgaatatttgtagttttgttgtacgttgtgatcggaggtggtctaacactcaatgacacatgattcatactggttcaggcaacgtgccctacgtccagtcgggatcggttggtgactttattcctgaacctagatgctcgaagtttgctatgaaGTTActaacgagaaggagaaagatagggtgtaCAAGAGGCCTGGCTAGCTccgatcggaagggccgagagcaatggggactctgctatgagctaagtgttctaGTGGATGCTTACGGTCTGAATCtaacggttctgtggttgtgagctattggactaatgaatctaaaggaactgaaCTCGGATCCGTCGGTCTCTCTTGTTgaaggaagcgcatccccttttatagatgaaaggggtggctttacaagtgagagagtgagggtacgtatgctaccgagccttattGCCCACGCCTACCAAGTTTTGTTGTCCACAtcgtcgggtacaagatagtggtaggcacctacaacactgttgctgtcactgtagaatgtcagatgcacacgggaggtcgtgctgtctttttcagggatggtggacgtcgatacctgcaaatactgtttgatgcctagagtcatgtgaggagtctcgctatgttcacccggtacggtaaattctGGTGCctataccgctatcgatgtccagagacacgcgggggccttatcgtatgggagttttagcgccCCCTATAATACCGTAGAGGGAGATATCGAcgtctacaatactgtttgtgtcaggatggctgcagagtactattccgtgcagagtatggtccctggtatagtggttttgacttatgagtcttgccttgcctttcgccgcacgccttctggttcctaccgaacggacgtccctggtcggatggctctagtcgacTCTGAGTGTGCCGGTCGGAAAAGAGCGATGAGCAGAGTTCTTACGAGCCCTGATCGGAAGAACGCGGGGTCGAAGTCgaaagtagggctcggggcaagccttccgatcggagaggccgtctagAGACGGCTGGAGCCTgaatcgagcgctccggtcggataggtgagccgaagtagctgacgagtgggcgttgctcttcttgggcctggcctttcggtcggttgctggaccgcccctttaccctattgtttttagactcttgggccaagccttggcgtagaagccggtccctgagggacctcgggtttatgaacccgacaggagcccccgagcccccgggcgattagggtagaatcattcaggggatttttgtcttgtcgacggatgtgcgcgagcgcacccgcaggtgtagcccctgGACGGTTCGAGCAGAACCGTCTAGGGTGTtgttttagcgggcgtgtgtgcgtgtttttagtttgagatggatttttgtcaaccaaggcgtcgttgtgcagccgaggcgtttTTCAACTTACTGATCCCAGCGTCGAAGCATGTCGTGGATCGGGTGAGGAAGTTAGTCCGAGTGTGAgagagctcactaatcctggcatcgatgcatgccgtgggatcgggtgagggagttagttcggtcgtgagagagctcactgatcctggtgtcgatgcgcgccgtggtttTGAAAAGGTTAGTTCAGGGGACGAACGAGACCGAGCCCGTGGGTCCTGGTGTCATGGATCCTTGGCCTTAGCGTAGCCTGGgcagctgaggtagttagttCAATTAGTTTTCACAcaagttcggagtcacggtccctggattttggaaggatttttggagcgcagtcggaagtgaagttgttacgcgagtttggagtcacaGTCCCCGAatttttttggagcgcagtcgaaagtgaagctgttacgcgagttcagagtcgtggTCCCCAGATTTTTTTTGGAGTACAGTCAGAAGTGAAGtcgttacgcgagttcggagtcacggtgccaagccgtagctggatgtcatagatcctatcgatgcgagttcggagtcgtggtcccaagccatagccggatgtcatagatcctatcgacgcgagttcagagtcgtggtcccaaggttTTGGCTTGTGCCCCTGAGCCCTGTCGGGCCatcgtgggggtcgatgtgagtttatgtgcgttaccccatctggttcctcacaaccggaggggctaagtttcatcgctcgggctcgaagactagctcggtgagttcgctaacgggtgtgatcgagtggaatccgggtccatcattcgtgacggggtcgacatagccctcttatgacattccactactcttttacctacaacctggcagatgcctaggtcattctagagactgacCCGAGTGGCCTAATGGccacccctcgatggagattctatgggcctagcgagaggtttagtttcgaacgagaaggttgagatgacccagtttgcCGGACCGGGCGAAGgtcgcacggtgctcatctatggtttctcccctggctctattgtttgctcatgttgaatgaggcaaccgctgctttatgacgcaacacagagtcatctggtgcatttcgctgcacgtacgatgcttagttcccgagtcCCCAGGCGGTTAGGGCCCAAATCATTTGggaggcatgggcgtatggaatgagatgcgcgtatagatgtatgaaatgatttataaagaaataaagGGGTTTGGta harbors:
- the LOC136533562 gene encoding protein spotted leaf 11-like: MDDEAKSVPTSDMNTDAAAEAEAAAAPLPPSSSETAEREEAKVEEADEEGQVVERLVELVSEIAAISDFRNSYRRQFCNLSRRIRLLVPMLEEAKEAPSPLPVASEAALRRLRDALHAARELLRLGSCGSKIFLVLDREKIMKTFQDVTARLEQALAGISFDELNISDEVREQVELVHTQFKRAKERSDSSDDDLFNELMSLYNSSSSASVDPDILQRLSEKLQLVTIYDLNHESLTLHEMARGGDPGAVVEKMSVLLKRIKDFVQTEDPEMGAQASTANISPKDNSTHPVIPVDFRCPISLDLMNDPVIVATGQTYERGYIEMWLEAGHDTCPKTQQKLANKSLTPNYVLRSLITQWCEANGIEPPKRAAQFKDAPLPCSATEHSNVLELLQKLSSQNLEDQRGAAGMLRQLAKRSAENRACIGDAGAIPILVSMLSTTDVSTQEHVVTALLNLSIYEENKARIISSGAVPGIVHVLKRGSMEARENSAATLFSLSIVDENKVTIGCSGAIPALVQLLSNGSQRGKKDAATALFNLCIYQGNKGKAVRAGLVPIILELLMETECGMVDEALAILAILSGHPEGKAAIGAASAIPVFVGVIRNGSPRSKENAAAVMVHLCNGEGEQQQQHLAEGQEQGIVSLLEELAESGTDRGKRKAVQLLERMNRFLKQQSQAQAEAEAMAQAHAQAQAQAQPRILVQAQAHADMQAERSLILISSDISDR